A single Lolium perenne isolate Kyuss_39 chromosome 6, Kyuss_2.0, whole genome shotgun sequence DNA region contains:
- the LOC127307956 gene encoding uncharacterized protein, translating into MSSLLRSPAIRRALSAASSGGPQGGSSLRAPSAAAPAAAGEGGATVRRGLGLPTVPRRHLSGQEQNGKPPTLSTDQINVINQNLKKMQAAMDNGLVVCGTIRFLLEEGKLRSPFVQCAWMLGVTSLLGFFCRTSDESAKGG; encoded by the exons atgtcgtctctGCTGCGCTCTCCAGCCATCCGCCGCGCTCTCTCGGCCGCCTCATCGGGAGGACCGCAGGGAGGTTCCTCCCTCCGTGCGCCCTCAGCAGCAGCCCCTGCCGCTGCAGGAGAGGGAGGAGCGACCGTCCGCCGTGGTCTTGGGCTCCCGACCGTGCCGCGCCGCCACCTCTCCGGACAAGAGCAGAACGGCAAGCCTCCTACTCTTTCCACCGATCAG ATCAATGTGATAAATCAGAATCTGAAGAAAATGCAAGCTGCTATGGACAATGGATTAGTTGTATGTGGAACCATTAGATT TCTTCTTGAGGAAGGCAAGCTACGCAGTCCGTTTGTTCAGTGTGCGTGGATGCTTGGTGTTACTAGCTTGCTTGGTTTCTTCTGCCGGACAAGTGATGAGTCAGCGAAGGGAGGCTAA
- the LOC127307957 gene encoding uncharacterized protein, giving the protein MSSLLRSQAIRRALLAASSGRPQGVSFLRAASEAAPAFSGEGGATVRRGIGLLTVPRRYLSGQNGQPTAPPPDQAGQALEQVQQVEELAQQVEELVQKDVDTFVELYREMRIGDHGYFERLLSNSGVPKSPSRDRFVWSCQLGIIFAGSWMAGYLKSE; this is encoded by the exons ATGTCGTCTCTGCTGCGCTCGCAGGCCATCCGCCGCGCTCTCTTGGCCGCCTCATCGGGAAGACCTCAGGGAGTTTCCTTCCTCCGCGCTGCCTCAGAGGCAGCCCCCGCTTTTAGCGGAGAAGGGGGGGCCACCGTCCGCCGCGGAATTGGACTCCTGACCGTGCCGCGCCGCTACCTTTCCGGACAGAACGGCCAGCCTACTGCTCCTCCCCCAGATCAG GCTGGTCAGGCGCTAGAGCAAGTTCAGCAAGTGGAGGAACTAGCTCAGCAAGTGGAGGAACTAGTTCAGAAGGATGTTGATACATTTGTGGAGCTGTACAGAGAAATGCGCATTGGGGACCATGGCTATTTTGAGAG GCTTTTGAGTAACAGTGGGGTGCCCAAAAGCCCATCTCGTGATCGTTTCGTTTGGAGCTGTCAACTTGGAATCATATTTGCTGGGTCTTGGATGGCCGGTTACCTGAAATCTGAGTGA
- the LOC127307958 gene encoding transcription termination factor MTERF15, mitochondrial-like — protein sequence MLRIRNSILARLLSSSPASPIFPLHRLLSTAAAAGPPKPSFAIQEYLVETCGLTRARALKASAKLSHLKSPYKPDAVLAVLAGLGLSGADIAALVAKDPLFLCSGVDTTLGPNIVELTGLGLSRTEIACLVSLVPACFRCKSIVSNLPYYLSLFGSYENLLRLIKNNSSILRASLAKKVKPNVAFLQNCGLGACDIANLFIGTPWVIGMKPERLQAMVACAQGLGIPCGSGMFRHAMSAVRFHSEEDVAAKLDYLKKMFRWSDAEVGIVVSKVPYALVRPKNMQRRSEFLISEVGLEPAYIAHRPALLTCSLEGRLRPRYYAVKFLKENGLLKRDLSYDTVVKLTEKVFMEKFICPHKEAAPHLAEDYATACRGEVPTRFRFA from the coding sequence ATGCTCCGCATCCGCAACTCCATCCTCGCCCGTCTCCTCTCGTCTTCCCCCGCCTCTCCCATCTTCCCACTGCACCGCCTCCTCTCCACGGCCGCGGCCGCCGGTCCACCGAAGCCTAGCTTCGCCATCCAGGAGTACCTCGTCGAGACCTGCGGCCTCACCCGAGCGCGAGCCCTCAAGGCCTCCGCGAAGCTCTCCCACCTCAAGTCCCCTTACAAGCCTGACGCCGTCCTCGCCGTCCTCGCCGGCCTCGGCCTCTCCGGCGCCGACATCGCCGCCCTCGTCGCCAAGGACCCGCTGTTCCTCTGCTCCGGCGTGGACACAACTCTGGGACCTAATATCGTCGAGCTCACCGGCCTCGGCCTCTCACGTACTGAGATCGCGTGCCTCGTCTCGCTCGTCCCCGCCTGCTTCCGGTGTAAATCCATCGTCTCCAACCTACCCTACTACCTGTCGCTCTTCGGCTCCTACGAGAACCTCCTCCGCCTAATCAAGAATAACTCCAGTATCCTCCGAGCCAGCCTCGCGAAGAAGGTCAAGCCCAATGTTGCGTTCCTGCAGAATTGCGGGCTAGGTGCTTGTGATATTGCCAACCTGTTCATTGGTACGCCATGGGTAATTGGCATGAAACCAGAGCGTTTACAGGCGATGGTGGCATGTGCCCAAGGCCTCGGTATACCCTGTGGGTCTGGGATGTTCAGGCATGCCATGAGTGCTGTTAGATTTCACAGCGAGGAGGATGTCGCTGCCAAACTGGACTACCTGAAAAAGATGTTCAGGTGGTCGGATGCCGAGGTGGGCATCGTTGTGTCTAAGGTCCCATACGCGCTGGTGAGGCCGAAGAACATGCAGCGCAGGTCAGAATTCCTCATCTCTGAGGTGGGGCTGGAACCGGCCTACATTGCTCATCGGCCGGCATTGCTCACTTGTAGCTTGGAGGGCCGGCTTAGACCCCGCTATTATGCCGTGAAGTTTCTCAAGGAAAATGGATTGCTCAAGCGTGATCTAAGCTACGATACAGTTGTCAAGCTCACCGAGAAGGTATTCATGGAAAAGTTCATATGCCCTCACAAGGAAGCTGCGCCGCACCTTGCGGAAGACTATGCAACTGCTTGCAGAGGCGAAGTGCCGACTAGATTCAGATTTGCATGA